Proteins from one Triticum aestivum cultivar Chinese Spring chromosome 7A, IWGSC CS RefSeq v2.1, whole genome shotgun sequence genomic window:
- the LOC123152575 gene encoding ribosomal protein S12, mitochondrial-like: MPTKNQLIHHGREEKRRTEHTQASDQCPQKQGVCLRVSMRKPKKPNSALRKIAKVRLSNRHDIFAHIPGEGHNSQEHSIVLVRGGRVKDLPGVKSHRIRGVKDLLGIPDCRKGRSKYGAERPKSK; the protein is encoded by the coding sequence ATGCCTACAAAAAATCAATTGATTCATCATGGTAGAGAAGAAAAACGACGCACGGAGCATACTCAAGCTTCGGATCAATGTCCCCAGAAGCAAGGAGTATGCCTGCGTGTTTCGATGAGAAAACCGAAAAAACCTAATTCAGCTCTACGTAAGATAGCAAAAGTACGGTTGAGCAATCGACATGATATATTTGCTCACATTCCAGGCGAAGGTCATAATTCGCAGGAACATTCTATAGTCTTAGTCAGAGGAGGTAGAGTGAAAGATTTGCCAGGTGTGAAATCCCATCGTATTCGAGGAGTCAAGGATTTGCTGGGAATTCCGGATTGTAGAAAGGGAAGATCTAAATATGGTGCAGAAAGACCTAAATCGAAATGA